Proteins encoded in a region of the Isoalcanivorax pacificus W11-5 genome:
- a CDS encoding class I SAM-dependent methyltransferase, which yields MTLPRSTPDNWNSGSYRQFRPRYPDTLFDWLAAQAPGHHRALDCGCGTGQASRPLAARFEQVIACDLVPAQLAALEAPANCRRVVASSAALPFAAASLSLITVAQALHWFDLPAFHREATRLLVPAGLLAVWTYGLCEIDGECGPLVRTFHDHTLRDWWAPNRTHVVNGYRDLPLPWPLLDAPALTLRHDWHWRDMLGYLDTWSAVIAARAAGEDVLEALAPRLARAWGDDTREVRWPLHLRAARKPG from the coding sequence ATGACATTGCCCCGCTCCACCCCGGACAACTGGAACTCCGGCAGCTACCGGCAGTTCCGCCCCCGCTATCCCGACACCCTGTTCGACTGGCTCGCCGCACAGGCGCCCGGCCATCATCGTGCGCTGGACTGTGGCTGTGGCACGGGTCAGGCCAGCCGGCCGCTGGCGGCACGCTTCGAGCAGGTCATCGCCTGCGATCTGGTGCCGGCGCAACTGGCCGCCCTGGAGGCCCCCGCGAATTGCCGGCGCGTGGTGGCCAGCAGTGCAGCACTGCCGTTTGCAGCGGCCAGCCTGTCACTGATCACCGTGGCCCAGGCCCTGCACTGGTTCGATCTGCCTGCCTTTCATCGCGAGGCCACCCGGCTGCTCGTCCCCGCTGGCCTGCTTGCCGTCTGGACGTACGGGCTGTGCGAAATCGACGGCGAATGCGGGCCGCTGGTGCGGACCTTCCACGACCACACGCTGCGCGACTGGTGGGCACCGAACCGCACCCATGTCGTCAATGGCTACCGCGATCTGCCCCTGCCGTGGCCGCTGCTGGATGCGCCGGCGCTGACGCTGCGCCACGACTGGCACTGGCGTGACATGCTGGGATATCTCGACACCTGGTCTGCGGTGATCGCCGCGCGGGCGGCGGGGGAAGACGTGCTGGAAGCGCTTGCGCCACGACTGGCGCGGGCCTGGGGAGACGACACACGAGAGGTCCGCTGGCCGTTGCATTTACGGGCGGCGCGCAAACCGGGCTGA
- a CDS encoding SMP-30/gluconolactonase/LRE family protein, which produces MRLIKTLVVLLIILVMTLIWLTRPGPVDAVGWDVPAPPPATGALMENTDLRRAALLGQGMLNGPEAVLLDDAGNLFSGTADGRIVRIDDQGGIHLVVNTGGRPLGMALDNIGRLIVADAARGLLRIDADGRIEVLVDEIDGEPLTLCDDVAVGKDGTLYFTDASSRFPLSHYRLDLIEGRPHGRLLAYQPETGTLRVLLDDLYFANGVTLSPDEDFVLVNETFRYRIRRFWLSGGNAGQDDLFADNLPGFPDNLSRRPAGDGYWVAIPSRRNPDFDQISHSVPLRNLLARLPQRLQPSPEHYGMVLLDNAGQIVAAPQDPGGELLHELTSAVEHDGHLYLGSLSGDRIGKWPLPPALRHP; this is translated from the coding sequence GTGCGCCTGATCAAAACGCTGGTTGTCCTGCTGATCATCCTGGTCATGACCCTGATCTGGCTGACCCGGCCCGGCCCGGTGGATGCGGTGGGCTGGGACGTGCCAGCGCCGCCGCCCGCCACTGGCGCGCTGATGGAAAACACCGATCTGCGCCGGGCCGCGCTGCTGGGTCAGGGCATGCTCAACGGTCCGGAAGCCGTGTTACTGGACGACGCCGGCAATCTGTTCAGCGGCACCGCCGATGGCCGCATCGTGCGCATCGATGATCAGGGCGGCATTCACCTGGTGGTCAACACCGGTGGCCGCCCACTGGGCATGGCACTGGACAATATCGGGCGCCTGATCGTCGCAGATGCCGCCCGCGGCCTGCTGCGCATCGACGCCGACGGCCGCATAGAGGTGCTGGTGGACGAGATCGACGGCGAGCCACTGACCCTCTGCGATGACGTCGCCGTCGGCAAAGACGGCACCCTCTATTTCACCGATGCTTCCTCCCGCTTCCCCCTTTCCCACTACCGTCTTGACCTGATCGAAGGCCGCCCGCACGGCCGGCTGCTGGCCTATCAGCCCGAGACCGGCACACTGCGTGTGCTGCTGGACGACCTGTACTTTGCCAATGGCGTGACACTGTCGCCGGACGAGGATTTCGTGCTGGTGAACGAGACCTTCCGCTACCGCATCCGCCGTTTCTGGCTGAGCGGCGGCAACGCCGGCCAGGATGACCTGTTCGCAGACAACCTGCCCGGCTTCCCCGACAACCTGTCGCGCCGCCCGGCCGGCGACGGTTACTGGGTGGCCATTCCCAGCCGCCGCAACCCGGACTTCGACCAGATCAGTCACTCGGTGCCGCTGCGCAACCTGCTGGCACGCCTGCCGCAGCGCCTGCAGCCCAGCCCGGAGCACTACGGCATGGTGCTGCTGGACAACGCCGGGCAGATCGTCGCGGCACCGCAGGACCCCGGTGGCGAGTTGCTGCACGAGCTGACCTCGGCGGTGGAACACGACGGGCACCTCTATCTGGGCTCGCTCAGCGGTGACCGGATCGGCAAATGGCCGCTGCCACCCGCCCTGCGCCACCCCTAG
- the gpmA gene encoding 2,3-diphosphoglycerate-dependent phosphoglycerate mutase has translation MTTKLVLVRHGQSQWNQENRFTGWKDVDLTDQGRAEAARAGELLKEAGFEFDVAYTSVLKRAIRTLWTILDGMDQMWIPVIRNWRLNERHYGALQGLNKAETAQKYGDEQVLIWRRSYDTPPPQMTRDDERYAGKLRVYRDLTEEQIPLSESLKDTVDRFVPYFDAEIAPQIRAGKQVLIVAHGNSLRALVKHLDNVSDEDILKLNIPTGIPLVYELDDNLKPIKSGYLGDADAAEKAAAAVANQGKA, from the coding sequence ATGACCACGAAACTGGTGCTGGTCCGTCACGGCCAGAGTCAATGGAACCAGGAAAACCGTTTTACCGGCTGGAAAGATGTCGACCTGACTGACCAGGGCCGCGCCGAAGCCGCCCGCGCCGGCGAATTGCTCAAGGAAGCCGGCTTTGAGTTCGATGTGGCCTACACCTCGGTACTCAAGCGCGCCATCCGCACCCTGTGGACGATCCTCGACGGCATGGACCAGATGTGGATTCCGGTGATCCGCAACTGGCGCCTGAACGAACGTCACTACGGTGCATTGCAGGGCCTGAACAAGGCGGAGACGGCCCAGAAGTACGGTGACGAACAGGTACTGATCTGGCGCCGCAGCTATGACACCCCGCCACCGCAAATGACCCGCGACGACGAGCGCTACGCCGGCAAGCTGCGTGTTTATCGCGACCTGACTGAAGAACAGATTCCGCTGAGCGAATCGCTGAAAGACACCGTGGACCGTTTCGTGCCCTACTTCGACGCCGAGATCGCGCCGCAGATCAGGGCCGGCAAGCAGGTGCTGATCGTCGCCCACGGCAACAGCCTGCGCGCACTGGTCAAGCACCTGGACAACGTCTCCGACGAAGACATCCTGAAGCTGAACATCCCCACCGGCATTCCGCTGGTGTATGAACTGGACGACAACCTCAAGCCGATCAAGAGCGGTTACCTGGGTGACGCCGACGCCGCCGAAAAAGCGGCCGCCGCTGTCGCCAACCAGGGCAAGGCCTGA
- a CDS encoding YcgN family cysteine cluster protein: protein MVRERFWEHFPLHELNSAEWEALCDGCGRCCLVKLEDEDTGELHYTQLACRMLDTDTCRCLDYAARQTHVPDCVQVTPEVAAWDWLPRSCAYRRLARGEGLAAWHPLVSGDADSVVRAGISMRGRVFSETLVDEDDYEDHIVRWVS, encoded by the coding sequence GTGGTGCGTGAGCGCTTCTGGGAACATTTTCCGCTCCATGAGCTCAACAGTGCCGAATGGGAAGCGCTGTGCGACGGCTGTGGCCGCTGCTGCCTGGTGAAGCTCGAAGACGAAGACACCGGCGAACTGCACTACACCCAACTGGCCTGCCGCATGCTGGATACCGACACCTGCCGTTGCCTGGATTACGCTGCGCGGCAAACGCATGTGCCGGACTGTGTGCAGGTGACGCCCGAAGTGGCAGCCTGGGACTGGCTGCCGCGCAGCTGCGCTTATCGCCGCCTGGCCCGTGGCGAAGGGCTGGCGGCGTGGCACCCCCTGGTCAGTGGTGACGCGGACTCGGTGGTGCGCGCAGGGATTTCCATGCGTGGCCGGGTATTCAGCGAAACACTGGTGGACGAAGACGATTACGAAGACCATATCGTGCGCTGGGTCAGCTGA
- the rnd gene encoding ribonuclease D: MTYRWIDRVDDLQDAMAGLSAQQPLYLDTEFMRERTFWPQLALVQVNTGDAIWLIDAPALADPTTLAPLCAGHPLVMHACSEDIEALNVFTGAAPVAIEDTQIAAALCGHDLQCSYQRLVRELTGTELPKDATRTDWLKRPLSPQQLAYARDDVVWLPELAERLREQLAGLGRLVWWQEECQRLLDSVQAQVPAEDAWRQVKGAGHLQGVALARLQQLAAWRDRMARERDLPRGFIIRDPALLALAQQPPRQAEGLHDQGVHPSVIRRDGETLLVLLREAEQMTPPAPLPEPPDAAQRDRVKQLRTHVGKIAAQLGVEPEVLVRRRWLEALVREPEQIPAPMQGWRRTLVAEPLQEILLND, from the coding sequence ATGACTTATCGCTGGATTGACCGGGTCGACGACCTGCAGGACGCCATGGCCGGCCTGTCGGCACAGCAGCCGCTGTATCTGGATACCGAATTCATGCGCGAGCGCACGTTCTGGCCGCAGCTTGCGCTGGTGCAGGTGAACACCGGGGACGCCATCTGGCTGATCGACGCGCCGGCACTGGCGGACCCGACCACGTTGGCCCCCCTGTGCGCCGGGCATCCGCTGGTGATGCACGCCTGCTCGGAAGATATCGAAGCGCTGAACGTCTTTACCGGCGCGGCACCCGTGGCGATCGAGGACACCCAGATTGCTGCGGCACTGTGTGGCCATGACCTGCAATGCAGTTACCAGCGGCTGGTGCGTGAACTGACCGGCACCGAACTGCCCAAAGACGCCACCCGCACCGACTGGCTGAAACGCCCCCTTTCCCCGCAACAGCTTGCTTATGCCCGCGATGACGTGGTGTGGCTGCCGGAGTTGGCCGAACGCCTGCGCGAACAGCTTGCGGGCCTTGGCCGGCTGGTGTGGTGGCAGGAAGAGTGCCAGCGCTTGCTGGACAGCGTGCAGGCCCAGGTGCCGGCGGAAGATGCCTGGCGGCAGGTGAAGGGCGCCGGGCATCTGCAGGGCGTGGCGTTGGCCCGGCTGCAGCAACTGGCCGCCTGGCGTGACCGCATGGCCCGCGAGCGTGATCTGCCGCGGGGCTTTATCATTCGCGATCCGGCCCTGCTGGCGCTGGCACAACAGCCACCGCGTCAGGCTGAGGGCCTGCATGACCAGGGCGTGCATCCGTCGGTGATCCGCCGTGACGGCGAAACGCTGCTGGTGCTGCTGCGTGAGGCTGAACAGATGACACCGCCGGCGCCACTGCCGGAACCACCGGACGCGGCGCAGCGCGACCGGGTCAAGCAATTGCGCACACACGTCGGCAAGATTGCCGCGCAGCTCGGGGTGGAGCCGGAGGTGCTGGTACGCCGCCGCTGGCTGGAAGCGCTGGTGCGCGAACCTGAGCAGATACCGGCACCGATGCAGGGCTGGCGGCGCACGCTGGTGGCCGAGCCGCTGCAGGAGATATTGCTGAATGACTGA
- a CDS encoding YcgL domain-containing protein: MTDMTRHLICSIYRSSRQDEMYLYVDKRRGLDAVPEALMSRFGAPKHVADMLLRPEKPLARVDVDKVRAALREQGWFLQMPPPPEPDLYLAKGHPGRGA, from the coding sequence ATGACTGATATGACCCGTCACCTGATCTGCTCGATCTATCGCAGCAGCCGCCAGGATGAAATGTACCTGTACGTCGACAAGCGCCGTGGCCTGGACGCGGTGCCGGAGGCCTTGATGAGCCGTTTCGGCGCGCCGAAACATGTCGCCGACATGCTGCTGCGCCCGGAAAAACCGCTGGCGCGCGTTGACGTGGACAAAGTGCGCGCCGCGCTCCGGGAACAGGGCTGGTTCCTGCAGATGCCGCCACCGCCGGAGCCGGACCTGTATCTGGCCAAGGGACATCCGGGCCGTGGTGCGTGA
- a CDS encoding HIT family protein, producing MSDCIFCQIATGAAPASIIHEDDQALVLLDLFPVREGHVLIIPRQHGQYVEEFDDASLAHLMSLARRTIIAQKAVATKNPGMVIRGHNLIINDGKAANQHVPHLHLHVVPRQGGDSLAMALTWATRMMNVFGVAARRERLDRLAGLLREHFPAE from the coding sequence ATGAGCGATTGCATTTTCTGTCAGATAGCCACCGGGGCGGCACCGGCCAGCATCATTCACGAGGATGATCAGGCGCTGGTACTGCTGGACCTGTTCCCGGTGCGCGAAGGCCACGTGCTGATCATCCCGCGTCAGCATGGGCAATACGTCGAGGAATTCGATGATGCGTCGCTGGCGCACCTGATGAGCCTGGCACGCCGCACCATCATTGCGCAGAAAGCAGTGGCAACCAAAAACCCCGGCATGGTCATCCGTGGCCACAATCTGATCATCAACGACGGCAAGGCCGCCAATCAGCACGTCCCGCACCTGCACCTGCATGTGGTGCCACGGCAGGGCGGTGACAGCCTGGCGATGGCGCTGACCTGGGCCACGCGCATGATGAATGTGTTCGGTGTGGCGGCGCGACGCGAGCGGCTGGACCGGCTTGCCGGGTTGCTGCGCGAGCATTTCCCGGCGGAATGA